A single window of Rubripirellula lacrimiformis DNA harbors:
- a CDS encoding neutral/alkaline non-lysosomal ceramidase N-terminal domain-containing protein encodes MKPSTFVFSAVAVAAFLILPSRFTHADESDKVFLAGASTSNITPPLGDSIVGNWEPIPATNVHDELHARCLVLDNGQDRLAFVICDNVGIPAEVFDAAKEQVLAATGMPASHVLMASTHTHSATSARGSSKTIRTKELNDYQKFVAHRISDGVRRAIANMEPARIGWGRTEEPSEVFNRRWHVNNVALLNNPLGGVDQVRMNPPRGHEALDRPAGPTDPEICFISVQSTDGRPIALLANYSLHYVGGVPNGDISADYFGYFANKIEKKLNASEQTPPFVGILSNGTSGDINNNNYADKNPKKYKSYEKMAEVAEKVASRVAEAHNDLTFHDWVPLAAASTNLPLKVRQPTPEMLEHLKPYMEAKDTKSDGPRKKEQIYAGRIANILESPKQIEVPLQAFRIGDLGISAIPFEAFAEIGLELKDRSPTGETFTIELANGSFGYLPTPYQHRLGGYETWLGTNSVELKASDKIIASLLKLLEQPTTKN; translated from the coding sequence ATGAAGCCAAGCACGTTTGTATTTTCAGCCGTGGCCGTTGCCGCGTTTCTGATCCTGCCTAGCCGATTCACTCATGCAGATGAGTCCGACAAGGTCTTCCTGGCTGGTGCGTCGACCAGCAACATTACGCCGCCCTTGGGCGATTCGATTGTTGGTAACTGGGAACCGATCCCTGCGACGAACGTTCACGACGAACTGCATGCCCGCTGCCTTGTCCTGGATAATGGACAAGACCGGCTAGCATTTGTGATCTGTGACAACGTCGGCATCCCCGCCGAAGTATTCGATGCGGCCAAGGAACAAGTGCTCGCTGCAACGGGCATGCCGGCCAGCCACGTGCTGATGGCGTCCACGCACACCCACTCGGCCACGTCGGCACGCGGATCGTCGAAGACAATCCGTACGAAAGAACTCAATGACTACCAGAAGTTCGTGGCACATCGAATTTCCGATGGTGTTCGTCGCGCGATCGCGAACATGGAACCAGCCCGAATCGGTTGGGGACGGACTGAAGAACCTTCGGAAGTCTTCAATCGCCGCTGGCACGTCAACAACGTCGCCCTGCTGAACAATCCGCTTGGCGGAGTCGACCAAGTGCGCATGAACCCACCGCGTGGTCACGAGGCGTTGGATCGTCCGGCTGGTCCAACCGACCCCGAAATCTGTTTCATCTCGGTCCAAAGCACCGATGGACGTCCGATCGCGTTGTTGGCCAACTATTCGTTGCACTACGTCGGCGGTGTCCCCAACGGTGACATTTCCGCGGATTACTTCGGTTACTTTGCAAACAAGATTGAAAAGAAACTGAACGCCAGCGAACAAACGCCACCCTTTGTCGGCATCCTGAGCAATGGCACCAGTGGCGACATCAACAACAATAACTATGCAGACAAGAACCCCAAGAAGTACAAGAGCTATGAAAAAATGGCGGAGGTTGCTGAAAAGGTTGCCAGCCGTGTCGCCGAAGCACACAACGATCTAACGTTCCATGATTGGGTGCCCCTGGCCGCGGCTTCGACTAATCTTCCACTGAAAGTGCGACAGCCGACCCCCGAGATGCTGGAACACCTGAAACCTTACATGGAAGCCAAGGACACCAAGTCCGACGGCCCGCGTAAGAAGGAACAAATTTACGCCGGGCGTATCGCCAACATCTTGGAATCGCCGAAGCAAATCGAAGTCCCCTTGCAGGCGTTTCGGATCGGCGACCTTGGGATCTCAGCGATCCCGTTCGAAGCGTTCGCAGAGATCGGATTGGAACTGAAAGACCGCAGCCCAACAGGGGAAACTTTCACCATCGAACTAGCAAACGGATCGTTCGGTTACCTGCCGACCCCGTATCAACATCGACTTGGCGGCTACGAAACGTGGTTGGGCACCAACAGCGTCGAATTGAAAGCGTCCGATAAGATCATCGCATCGTTGCTGAAACTGCTAGAGCAGCCGACGACAAAGAACTAA
- a CDS encoding DUF6797 domain-containing protein: protein MPFDSFGKIRLMTGPIRLSILCVLVAAYTAILTGTAGAETLRHPPSLLAQLESSAPADLAADARRRGDAKRGAVVFFKSSANCVGCHSSGDEVSPLGPNLAALGPAATDAHWVDALLKPSLHIRKGFETYSLITVDGNVHTGMLADQSDESVTLRLAQDLNKDFIVDRDDIEVMKKNSTSMMPDGIVASLKSQREFLDLVRYVMEVADGGIATANQLRPSADDLAVKDDSLDLDHAGILQGLRSNDFDAGKLLFHGDCSNCHGNDGNTPSLATARAFGTQKLKFGSDPYRMFMTLTKGNGLMAPMSYLSPKQRYQVVHYIREAFMKDRNDDFFTVDKDYLASLPEGTKDGTEVELVERDFGPAVASQLRRDYASVLNIRLGETTAAVDLHTMDVAEVWSGDFLDLSQTQHSLPRGEGTANPAGESIESLSGWRWGHADGGTPTIDYSQEGLLPRGPLPAKWMQYHGHYLHGSDVVLSYSIDGREILERLGSPDPGTLIHDMAIEPGGPLVLCVGSSPKSAKFKQEPGTSDTVRIAASAADGSSMLVRMDGDIGGIRWEQDEQSRLVLSIAPDDQPRQVRITVSANPSPSVASPAFAEIKPTELVPDLKSMTEGGPLRWPETIHTVGYLGLEKSGYALDTLSLPDSTPSNTWFRTSGIDFFSDGRMAVSTHGGDIWIVSGIDETLLDLRWKRFAAGLYEPMGVKVVGEDVFVTCKDRLVRLRDVNGNGEADFYNSFSADTDVSTNFHAFNFDLQVDDEGNFYYAKSGHGADFSLPGAVWKISPDGSQREVVSTGFRSPNGMGSMPGGRLTVSDNQGQWMPASKINLVRKGAFFGWVPTYNKAPYWAPDGGKIDIDAVVPPKSFDQPLVWMPQEFDNSSGGEIWVDDPRFGPLANHLLHTSFGKGWMSYLMIQDVGETSQAAIIKLPLDFVTGIMRGNVNPHDGQVYAAGLQGWNGGGRAGLADGGIQRVRYTGVPPRMITDARVTADGIELDFNFQVSDNCETTADAFSGLQWNYKWSKNYGSDQYDPRTDQPGTQQLEIHSVQLSADGKQVRLNIPDIRPVDQLRLLVSIEDARGDSFDEEIYWTIHAIPGASATDTTPSPSPATSKAPQ, encoded by the coding sequence ATGCCCTTTGACTCCTTTGGCAAAATCCGTTTGATGACTGGTCCCATTCGGCTATCGATACTCTGTGTTTTGGTTGCCGCGTATACCGCGATCCTGACCGGTACCGCCGGTGCCGAAACGCTGCGACACCCACCGTCGTTGTTGGCCCAGTTAGAAAGTTCTGCCCCTGCGGACCTTGCCGCCGACGCGAGGCGGCGAGGAGACGCAAAACGGGGCGCGGTTGTGTTCTTTAAGTCGTCTGCAAACTGCGTGGGATGCCACAGCAGCGGCGACGAGGTGTCTCCGCTGGGCCCCAACCTGGCCGCACTTGGGCCGGCCGCCACCGACGCACACTGGGTCGACGCGTTGCTGAAACCATCGCTGCATATTCGCAAGGGTTTTGAAACGTATTCATTGATCACGGTCGATGGCAATGTCCACACGGGAATGCTTGCCGACCAATCGGATGAATCCGTGACGCTACGGCTGGCACAGGATTTGAACAAAGATTTCATTGTCGACCGCGATGATATCGAAGTGATGAAAAAGAACTCGACTTCGATGATGCCCGACGGGATCGTTGCATCACTGAAATCGCAGCGAGAGTTTCTTGACCTAGTCCGCTACGTCATGGAAGTCGCCGATGGCGGGATCGCCACCGCCAATCAATTGCGTCCGTCCGCAGATGATCTAGCGGTCAAAGACGACTCGTTGGACCTCGACCATGCGGGCATATTGCAAGGGTTAAGAAGCAACGACTTCGATGCCGGGAAACTGCTTTTCCATGGTGATTGTTCCAATTGCCACGGCAACGATGGGAACACACCATCGCTGGCAACCGCGCGTGCATTCGGGACCCAAAAGCTGAAGTTCGGATCAGATCCCTATCGCATGTTCATGACATTGACCAAGGGCAATGGATTGATGGCGCCGATGTCGTACCTGTCGCCCAAACAACGCTATCAGGTGGTTCACTACATTCGCGAGGCCTTCATGAAGGATCGCAACGACGACTTTTTCACGGTCGACAAGGATTACTTGGCATCGCTTCCCGAAGGCACCAAGGATGGGACCGAAGTCGAGTTGGTCGAACGTGATTTTGGTCCGGCCGTTGCATCCCAATTGCGACGTGACTACGCAAGCGTTCTGAATATCCGCTTGGGCGAAACCACCGCTGCGGTCGATCTGCACACAATGGATGTAGCGGAGGTTTGGTCGGGTGATTTTCTAGACCTTAGCCAAACCCAGCATTCGCTGCCGCGCGGCGAAGGCACCGCGAATCCGGCGGGCGAATCCATCGAATCGCTGTCCGGATGGCGTTGGGGACATGCCGATGGCGGCACGCCCACCATCGATTATTCACAAGAGGGACTGCTGCCACGCGGGCCACTGCCAGCGAAATGGATGCAGTATCACGGCCACTATTTGCACGGTAGCGACGTCGTGCTGAGCTATTCGATTGACGGTCGCGAAATCTTAGAACGTCTCGGTTCCCCGGATCCCGGTACGTTGATTCATGACATGGCCATCGAACCCGGTGGCCCCTTGGTGTTGTGCGTGGGTTCATCTCCCAAGTCAGCCAAGTTCAAACAGGAACCGGGCACATCGGACACGGTTCGAATTGCGGCATCCGCAGCGGATGGTTCGTCGATGTTAGTCCGAATGGATGGCGACATCGGCGGCATTCGTTGGGAACAAGACGAACAGTCACGTTTGGTGCTGTCCATTGCACCGGACGACCAGCCTAGGCAAGTGCGTATCACGGTCAGCGCGAATCCGTCGCCATCGGTCGCCTCGCCGGCCTTTGCCGAAATCAAACCGACAGAGCTGGTTCCTGATCTAAAGTCAATGACTGAAGGTGGGCCGCTGCGGTGGCCCGAAACGATTCATACCGTCGGTTATCTAGGACTTGAAAAATCCGGCTATGCGTTGGACACGCTATCGCTTCCCGACAGCACGCCATCGAACACCTGGTTCCGAACCTCTGGGATTGATTTCTTTAGCGATGGGCGGATGGCCGTGTCGACTCACGGTGGCGACATTTGGATTGTTTCGGGCATCGACGAAACACTGCTGGACCTTCGCTGGAAACGCTTTGCCGCTGGACTTTACGAGCCCATGGGTGTCAAAGTCGTGGGCGAGGACGTGTTCGTCACCTGCAAAGACCGTCTGGTGCGACTGCGTGACGTCAACGGAAATGGCGAGGCGGACTTTTACAACAGTTTCAGCGCTGACACCGACGTATCGACCAATTTCCACGCCTTCAACTTTGATTTGCAGGTCGATGACGAGGGCAATTTCTATTACGCCAAGAGCGGCCATGGTGCGGACTTTTCGCTGCCGGGCGCGGTTTGGAAAATTTCGCCCGATGGCAGTCAACGCGAAGTCGTCAGCACGGGCTTCCGGTCTCCCAACGGCATGGGCAGCATGCCCGGCGGCCGACTGACAGTCAGCGACAACCAGGGCCAGTGGATGCCAGCATCGAAGATCAACCTGGTTCGCAAGGGTGCATTTTTCGGTTGGGTTCCGACCTACAACAAGGCACCGTATTGGGCACCCGATGGCGGCAAAATAGATATCGACGCCGTGGTTCCACCAAAGAGTTTTGATCAACCGTTGGTGTGGATGCCGCAAGAGTTTGACAATTCATCCGGCGGTGAAATCTGGGTCGATGATCCGCGTTTCGGACCGCTTGCCAACCATCTGTTGCACACCAGTTTTGGAAAGGGATGGATGTCCTATCTGATGATCCAAGACGTGGGCGAAACTTCGCAGGCAGCGATCATCAAATTGCCGTTGGATTTCGTCACCGGGATCATGCGTGGCAACGTCAATCCGCATGACGGCCAGGTCTACGCCGCTGGTCTGCAGGGTTGGAACGGTGGCGGGCGTGCGGGGCTTGCCGACGGAGGAATCCAGCGAGTTCGTTACACTGGCGTCCCACCGCGAATGATCACCGACGCACGCGTTACCGCCGATGGCATCGAACTGGATTTCAACTTCCAAGTTTCGGACAACTGCGAAACGACCGCGGATGCGTTCAGCGGGCTGCAGTGGAACTACAAATGGAGCAAAAACTACGGTTCGGACCAGTACGATCCGCGTACCGATCAGCCTGGGACGCAGCAGCTTGAGATCCATTCCGTCCAGCTTTCGGCGGATGGAAAGCAGGTTCGACTGAACATTCCCGACATTCGACCGGTCGATCAACTTCGATTGCTTGTCAGCATTGAAGACGCGCGCGGCGATTCTTTCGACGAAGAAATCTACTGGACCATCCATGCCATCCCGGGCGCTAGCGCCACAGACACAACTCCCTCTCCATCCCCCGCCACCTCCAAGGCCCCCCAATGA
- a CDS encoding PVC-type heme-binding CxxCH protein: protein MIIRRLRTCLMASLWSMGCSAAIADDPQYADQLPRIAPTAAADSIEKLRVADGFRVDLVASEPLVNSPVAIEWDASGAMFVCEMRGYSEDRDDGVSRITRLRDTDGDGVYDARTIFADGLAWPTGLFPYDGGLFIGDAPDLWYMKDTDGDGVADQKQRVLTGFGTSNVQGLMNSFRWGLDNRIHIACSSTGGDIRPAYSDPNSSTVSIRGRDLALNPRTFQFEPTSGAAQHGMSFDDWGRKFVSSNSDHLQQVLYDEQDIAGNPYVITPPARISIAADGPQAEVYRDSPVEPWRILRTQLRVSGKASGPIEGGGRAAGYFTGATGVTIYRGDAWPNQWKGLAVVGDVGGNLIHRKRLHPDGIRFIGKRIDQESEFVTSSDIWFRPAQFANAPDGTLHVIDVYREVIEHPKSLPPEIKKHLDLTAGRDRGRIYRISAIDSDPKQVTWLQNQPTDVLVQNLASPNAWHRETAARLIYQRRDLDATAAIRALAETCPDPLGRMHAMYALDGLDSLSEADLLIALGDDHPQVRRHAVRLARSVIADPSKVSSPITDALFALSDDESIEVRYQLAFTMSEFSGPRKVDTLASMIQHDLDSPDIRFAVAIAIGADADALRTKLQNSDRFEGPNAQVFLKSLKEQIDARSRSPHATTDQNAPTADRSTDAGPATAQTEQQKEKRTEWIRKYRPVLQMAADTNRGKELFKQHCSACHIVEGVGNAVGPNLVAVQTRGAETLLTGILAPNREVNPQYLGFVVLTNQGQVFSGMLVDENRNSVTLRGSDGKAQTVLKIDIDQMRSTGLSIMPEGFEEKLDGQAMADLIQYLMNAS, encoded by the coding sequence ATGATCATTCGCCGCCTACGTACATGCCTGATGGCAAGCTTGTGGTCGATGGGCTGCAGTGCCGCGATCGCGGATGATCCGCAGTACGCGGACCAACTGCCTCGAATCGCGCCGACCGCCGCCGCCGATTCCATCGAAAAGCTGCGTGTTGCCGACGGATTCCGGGTCGACTTGGTCGCTTCCGAGCCGTTGGTCAATAGCCCTGTCGCGATCGAATGGGACGCGTCCGGAGCGATGTTTGTTTGCGAGATGCGCGGATACAGCGAAGATCGCGATGATGGGGTGTCGCGAATCACTCGGCTGCGAGACACCGACGGTGATGGCGTCTACGATGCACGCACCATCTTTGCGGACGGTTTGGCGTGGCCAACGGGGCTGTTCCCCTATGACGGCGGACTATTCATCGGTGATGCCCCCGACCTGTGGTACATGAAAGACACCGACGGCGACGGTGTTGCCGACCAAAAGCAGCGGGTACTGACGGGGTTCGGTACATCGAATGTTCAGGGACTGATGAATTCGTTCCGATGGGGACTCGATAACCGCATTCACATTGCCTGCAGCAGTACTGGTGGCGACATTCGCCCCGCCTACAGCGATCCGAATTCGTCGACGGTCAGCATCCGCGGACGTGACCTTGCCCTGAACCCACGCACGTTTCAGTTCGAACCCACCAGCGGCGCCGCGCAGCACGGCATGTCATTTGACGATTGGGGACGCAAATTCGTTTCCAGCAACAGCGATCACCTGCAACAGGTCCTGTACGACGAACAAGACATTGCCGGCAATCCCTATGTGATCACGCCACCGGCACGAATCTCGATCGCTGCGGATGGCCCGCAAGCAGAAGTGTACCGCGACAGCCCTGTCGAACCGTGGCGAATTTTGCGCACTCAACTGCGTGTGTCCGGCAAAGCGTCGGGGCCGATCGAAGGCGGCGGACGAGCCGCAGGATATTTCACCGGTGCGACCGGTGTCACCATCTACCGCGGTGATGCCTGGCCAAACCAGTGGAAAGGGTTGGCCGTGGTCGGCGACGTCGGCGGCAACCTGATTCACCGCAAACGCCTGCATCCCGATGGCATCCGTTTTATCGGTAAACGGATCGACCAAGAAAGTGAATTTGTAACATCCAGCGACATTTGGTTTCGACCGGCACAGTTCGCCAACGCACCGGATGGAACCTTGCATGTGATTGACGTCTATCGCGAGGTGATTGAACACCCCAAGTCGTTGCCACCGGAAATCAAAAAGCACTTGGATCTGACGGCCGGACGCGACCGCGGTCGAATCTATCGAATATCTGCCATCGATTCCGATCCGAAACAGGTGACTTGGCTACAGAACCAGCCCACCGATGTACTGGTACAGAACCTGGCCAGCCCCAACGCTTGGCACCGCGAGACAGCCGCCCGACTGATCTACCAGCGGCGTGATTTGGATGCCACTGCTGCGATACGGGCGCTGGCGGAAACCTGCCCCGATCCGTTGGGGCGGATGCATGCGATGTACGCGCTTGACGGATTGGATTCGCTGAGCGAAGCGGACTTGTTGATCGCTCTGGGTGATGATCATCCGCAGGTGCGACGCCACGCCGTTCGCCTGGCTCGTTCGGTGATCGCAGACCCTAGCAAGGTATCCAGTCCGATCACGGATGCATTGTTTGCACTTAGCGATGACGAATCGATCGAAGTGCGATATCAGTTGGCGTTCACGATGTCCGAATTTTCCGGTCCACGGAAAGTCGACACGCTAGCGTCGATGATTCAACACGATCTTGATTCGCCCGATATTCGCTTTGCTGTGGCAATCGCGATCGGGGCGGATGCCGACGCGCTGCGAACGAAACTGCAAAACAGCGATCGATTCGAAGGCCCCAATGCACAGGTCTTCCTGAAATCGTTGAAAGAACAGATCGATGCACGCAGTCGATCGCCGCATGCAACGACCGATCAAAATGCACCGACCGCGGATCGATCCACCGATGCTGGACCGGCCACCGCCCAAACGGAACAGCAAAAAGAAAAGCGAACCGAATGGATTCGCAAATACCGCCCGGTGCTGCAGATGGCAGCCGACACGAACCGTGGGAAGGAACTGTTCAAACAGCACTGCAGCGCGTGCCACATCGTCGAAGGCGTGGGCAATGCGGTCGGTCCTAACCTGGTTGCCGTCCAGACCCGCGGCGCAGAAACTCTGTTGACCGGGATCTTGGCCCCCAACCGCGAAGTCAATCCGCAGTATCTCGGTTTTGTCGTGCTGACCAACCAAGGCCAGGTGTTCTCGGGAATGCTGGTCGACGAAAATCGCAACAGTGTGACGCTTCGCGGCAGCGACGGGAAAGCACAAACGGTCTTGAAGATCGACATCGACCAAATGCGATCGACGGGCCTATCGATCATGCCAGAGGGCTTTGAAGAAAAGCTGGACGGTCAAGCGATGGCTGACTTGATCCAATATTTAATGAACGCGAGCTGA